TGAGACCCACATTAATATTGAAATCAATATATAATTTATATAATTTCTTTCGTCCAGAAACTAAGAATGTCGATGAAAAAGACTATTATGGTTTTTCTCTTCAAGAGAGAGAAAGACTTTGGCATGTAGTAGCTCATGATTTAAAGGAAATAAATAAATTTTTAGAACTAAATGGATTAAAGCTTGTGGGGTTTAGAACATTCGGCTTCTTTATTTCTGATAAGCTTTTTAGATTAGCAACGAAAATACAAAAATTGAAATTACGAGACAAATTATTTGCATCCTCAGTATTTATAAATAGATTTTTAGGAAAATTTACTTTAACTAAAGTTTATGGAGGGGTTTTTATAATCAAATCGGAGAAAATAGGGGGAATAAAAAATGATTCCAGTATTTAGACCTAAAATGAACAAGGAAGAAATTTTGCCAGAATTAGAAAAAATATTTGATGCGGGCTGGATTGGACTAGGTCCTAAAACAGCGGAGTTTGAAGAAAAATTTGCTGATTATATTGGCGTAAAATACGCTATTGGTGTAAATTCTGCTACATCAGCTCTGCATTTAGCAAACTATGTTTTAGGAATTAAGCAGGGCGATGAAGTTGTTGTCCCTTCAATGACTTTTGTCTCTACCGCATTAGCTTGTTTATATTGTGGTGCTACACCAGTTTTTGCAGATGTTGAGGAGGATACTCTGTGTATTGACCCTGAAAATATAAAAGAAAAGATAACGCCAAAAACAAAGGCAATAATTCCAGTTCATTACGGTGGGCACGCTTGTAAAATGGACGAAATAATGGAAATAGCGAATAAACATAATCTTTGGGTTATAGAAGACAATTCCCATGGTTGTGGTGGCAAATATAAGGGGGTTATGTTGGGCTCTATTGGAATTATGGGATGTTTTAGCTTTCATGCTGTGAAAAATTTGCCAACCGGTGACGGCGGTATGATAACAACTAATGATAAGAGGCTATACAACGAGCTCAAAAAATTGAGATGGCTTGGCATTGATAAAGGAACTTGGGAACGGTCTTCTAAAGAGAGCTATTCCTGGGAGTATAAAGTGGATAGATTAGGTTTTAAGTATCATATGAATGATATCACTGCAGTCATCGGATTGGCACAACTTAAGGTCGTTGATGAACATAATCTAATTCGTCGGAAATATGCTAAAAAGTATGACGAAGCGTTTAAGGATGTGAAGTGGGTTGTACCCCTGGTTGAGAAAGATTATGCTTACAGCAGTCGTCACATTTATGCAGTGAAAATCCTTATGAGAGACGAATTAAATAGATATTTGTATTTAAAGGGAATTTCTACTGGGGTTCATTACAAGCCAATCCATCATTTTAAAATTTTTGGTAATGTTAAGGTAAATCTCCCAATTACTGAAAAAGTATGGCACAAATTACTAACTCTTCCACTTTACCCTGATATGAGTGATGAGGAGTTCGAAAAGATTGTTAATGAGATAATCAAATTTGGCAAAGAGAAAGAATGGTAAGGTATTTATAATTTATATGAAAATATTATTCCTTACCTTTGGTCCCACAGTGGTGGCAAGCAGCAGGACAAGAGTTTTTCAATATTTACCATTTTTTATAAAAGATAAAATAAAATTTAAAGTGATCACTTACAACCCAAGTTATGGGTATACTATACCAACTGTATTCCTAAGGAGAGAATTAGTTTTTAAAATTGCAAAAAGTTTATATAAGAGGATTAATAACAAGTACAACTTTTTCTATTCCTTTTTTCAGACGGTTCGATTCTTAAGCTATATCAACCGGTATGACATAATTTTTATTCAGAAAGTGTTACTTCCTACCTCAATAATAGAAAGAATAAAGAATATTTACAAAAAACCAATCATTTTTGACTTCGACGATGCTATATATGCTGGTAAGCCTTACGACAAACAAAAATTTGACCAACAGATACCTTTGTATGATTTAATCATTCTGGAGAATTCATTTACAAAACAATATGTTAATGAATTTGGAAATGATAATATTATAATGATAACAGGTCCTATAGATTGCAATCGGTATTATTCTAAAGTTTGGACTAAAAAAGATAAAATTATTATTGGGTGGATTGGTAGTCTCTCTACACAGAAGTATCTCACTATGTTAAAAAATACATTCAAGAGATTAAATACCACCTATAAGAATTTGATTTTCGAACTAATTGGTGCCCAAAATATAGATTTTGATGGAGTGCCTATTAGACTGAAAAGATGGAGTTTGGATAATGAGGTAAAGGATTTACAGAATTTTGATATAGGAATTGCACCTTTGCCAGATAACGAGTGGACACGGGGAAAAGGTGGCTATAAATTGTTACAATATATGGCAATAGGAATTCCATGTGTAGCATCACCTGTAGGTATTAATAGGGAATTGGTTAAAGATGGAGAAAATGGCTTCTTAGCTGAGACTGAAGATGAGTGGTTTAAGAAACTTTCTATTTTAATTGAAAGCCCTGAATTAAGGAGAGATATGGGAATAAGGGGAAGAGATTTAGTTGTCAAGAATTATTCGCTCGAAGTAGCAGCCCCAAAGTTAATATCTGGTCTAAAGCAACTAGTGTGGAAGTCGTATAACTGAATCTATATATGATTATTATGATTATAATTATAATAATTAATAACGATGTATACCCGAGATATTCCTGACTCATTGTCAGAAGGGCCATTATGAATTACAAGATCTCAGATATGATTAGTTTTGTACGAAAGCATAACTTTTCGCAACTCATTAATAGAGTCAAAAAAGAACTATATTTGAGAACTACTTACTTGAATTATACACCATTTCATATAGGAATTTACGCCACAGACAGATGCAATCTTAATTGTCGAATGTGTCTTCGTACTGCCACCAATAAAGAATTTGATTATTGTCATCAAATAAGCGATGATATGACTCTCAATACCTTTCAAAGGATTATAGATCGATTTCCTAGAGCTACAAGTGTGAATATCGCCGGATTAGGTGAGCCATTTTTAAACCCAAATATTTTTGATATGATTAAATATGCAAACCAAAATAATATGGGAGTGAGCATTATTACTAATGGTATTCTCATAGGCGATAAGATTAAGGATATCATTGATTCATCATTGGACTCAATTTCTATTAGCATAAATGCAAACGATTCTTATAAATATAAAAAAGTTACTGGAAGTCACTTTTTTGATATAGTTTTAGAAAATGTCAGAAAATTAGTTGAAATGAGAAATAAGAAGAATACAAAGCTTTCTATTCGTATTTCATATGTTTGTACAAAGTCAAATTATAAGCATATACCAGAGATGATTAAATTAGCAGAACAACTCAGAGTAGACTATCTTGATTTTCAGAATCTTATTCCCACACGCAGGGAAGGGTTCACAGAAAACCAGTGCTTATTTGATGACGACTACGAAATTGTAGAGTTATTATCGAATTTACCTAAACCTAATTCTAATTTAATTATCGCCCTTCCTAAACTTCTCCAACGGAAGATAAAAAAGAGATTATGCACTTCATATTTTACTTCTATACGTGTCGATGCTAATGGAAATGTTAGTGGTTGTGGAAGGGTGATTACACCAAATCAAGAATACGGTAATATCTTTACTGACAAGGATGTATGGAACCTGCCTCACTTCCAAGAAATGCGAAGGATGTTTATTAATCATTCAATCCCATTACTTGATTGTTGCAGAACTTGCGTTGAAAATAGTAGCCATATAGCAAAGATTTTATGTAATAACACTCTACGTTGGTGAAAAAGAAGTTTAAAAGTCGATGAAGATATTTCAAAGTTTAAATGGATGAAAATAATCTGGATAAACTATAAACGACTCAATGAAGACTTAAGCAAAACGAGTAGAATAGAGATGGCAAACGCACTGTTAAAGATTGGACATTGCGTGAGTTTAGTAGTACCACACACAGGAAAGAAACTGGATTTTGGGCTTGGTCAAAATATGATTTATTTGCCAGCCTTGCCATGGAAGATAGCTTGTAGCTTTAGCTTTTCTATTTCACTGTTTTTCTATCTTATATTTAGTGTTTTTTATCGTAATCCACATATTGTCCTTATGGACAGCTTTGCTTTCTTGCCTTCACTTCCTTTTTTAATTCTATCAAAATTGAGATGGATTAAGACTAAATTCGTTTTAGATGTGAGAACTCTACCTGTTGAAACTCATACTTTGCGAGGGTG
This DNA window, taken from bacterium, encodes the following:
- a CDS encoding class I SAM-dependent methyltransferase, whose protein sequence is MSIEFLVGDATNVPFKNEYFDTIVSLGMFEYLKGPTPFLSEINRILKPSGTLLFSCHNRNLIGNSKKFQFVLRPTLILKSIYNLYNFFRPETKNVDEKDYYGFSLQERERLWHVVAHDLKEINKFLELNGLKLVGFRTFGFFISDKLFRLATKIQKLKLRDKLFASSVFINRFLGKFTLTKVYGGVFIIKSEKIGGIKNDSSI
- a CDS encoding DegT/DnrJ/EryC1/StrS family aminotransferase; the encoded protein is MIPVFRPKMNKEEILPELEKIFDAGWIGLGPKTAEFEEKFADYIGVKYAIGVNSATSALHLANYVLGIKQGDEVVVPSMTFVSTALACLYCGATPVFADVEEDTLCIDPENIKEKITPKTKAIIPVHYGGHACKMDEIMEIANKHNLWVIEDNSHGCGGKYKGVMLGSIGIMGCFSFHAVKNLPTGDGGMITTNDKRLYNELKKLRWLGIDKGTWERSSKESYSWEYKVDRLGFKYHMNDITAVIGLAQLKVVDEHNLIRRKYAKKYDEAFKDVKWVVPLVEKDYAYSSRHIYAVKILMRDELNRYLYLKGISTGVHYKPIHHFKIFGNVKVNLPITEKVWHKLLTLPLYPDMSDEEFEKIVNEIIKFGKEKEW
- a CDS encoding glycosyltransferase family 4 protein, which encodes MKILFLTFGPTVVASSRTRVFQYLPFFIKDKIKFKVITYNPSYGYTIPTVFLRRELVFKIAKSLYKRINNKYNFFYSFFQTVRFLSYINRYDIIFIQKVLLPTSIIERIKNIYKKPIIFDFDDAIYAGKPYDKQKFDQQIPLYDLIILENSFTKQYVNEFGNDNIIMITGPIDCNRYYSKVWTKKDKIIIGWIGSLSTQKYLTMLKNTFKRLNTTYKNLIFELIGAQNIDFDGVPIRLKRWSLDNEVKDLQNFDIGIAPLPDNEWTRGKGGYKLLQYMAIGIPCVASPVGINRELVKDGENGFLAETEDEWFKKLSILIESPELRRDMGIRGRDLVVKNYSLEVAAPKLISGLKQLVWKSYN
- a CDS encoding radical SAM protein — its product is MNYKISDMISFVRKHNFSQLINRVKKELYLRTTYLNYTPFHIGIYATDRCNLNCRMCLRTATNKEFDYCHQISDDMTLNTFQRIIDRFPRATSVNIAGLGEPFLNPNIFDMIKYANQNNMGVSIITNGILIGDKIKDIIDSSLDSISISINANDSYKYKKVTGSHFFDIVLENVRKLVEMRNKKNTKLSIRISYVCTKSNYKHIPEMIKLAEQLRVDYLDFQNLIPTRREGFTENQCLFDDDYEIVELLSNLPKPNSNLIIALPKLLQRKIKKRLCTSYFTSIRVDANGNVSGCGRVITPNQEYGNIFTDKDVWNLPHFQEMRRMFINHSIPLLDCCRTCVENSSHIAKILCNNTLRW